Below is a genomic region from Flammeovirgaceae bacterium SG7u.111.
TAGCTAGTTATTCTTCCAAAGAAAATGCATTTAAAGCAGCAAGAAAAGCGATAGAGCAAGGCTACATAGGCACACGAATTGTAGAAGCAAGTGGTGAACGTTATAGGTTGACCATTGGCAACTATCCTACTAAGCCAGAAGCTGATAGAAAAGCAGATGAAGCCAGGAAATATTATAGAAGTATTTGGATTTTCAAATACTAATTTGTTTTACGTTTTTAGTTAAAAACATTTGTTTATTTCAAGGAAATTTATCTACTTGTAATAATTACATTTTGGCAAAAAATGCAACTTTCATTTTTGCCATTGAAATTTAAGATTTTACAAAAACAGCATTTGACAGATATCAATATCTCGAAAAATGCGTTTTTGTTTTTTTAGCAAAGGAATTTTCATAAAAAACCAAATCATCAACTAACCTGACATAAAATGGCATTGTTAGAAATCCAACAAGTAATAGATACGGTAAGTGTTGCCCAAGAAGGGCTTGTAAGTCCTGAGGTTCCCGATTCCATTTCAGTAATGGACTTGGTTATGAAAGGTGGCTGGACCATGGCTATCCTCGGAGCATTGCTGGCTGTAGCCGTCTACGCTCTGGTAGAAAGAATACTCACCTTAAAAAAAGCGAAAGCAGACCCTGAAGAACTGCTCAACAAGGTAAGTGCCTCTGTGATCAAAGGCGATATAGAACAAGCAAAAAAACATTGTGACACGCAAAACACCCCTATGGCGAGGATGCTGTACACGGGCTTGATCCATATTGGATCATCACTCAAAAATATTGAAGCCTCTATAGAAAACGTGGGTAAACTAGAAATCTACCGCCTCGAAAAAAACATCTCTGTTTTGGGTACTATTTCGGGAGCAGCACCTATGATCGGTTTCTTCGGGACTGTAATAGGTATGATCAAAGCGTTTATCTCTATTTCTCAAGAAGAAGGATCTGTTAGTCCAAAACTACTTTCAGCGGGTATCTACGAAGCCATGATCACCACTGCGGGCGGTCTATTTGTAGGTATCTTAGCCTATATCGCTTACAACTATTTGGTGAGACAAGTATCGGATGTAATTCACCGTATGGAGATAACCTCTATCGAATTCATCGATCTACTCCAAAAGCCTAACTAAGACTTTTGTGTTGTTTATTTATAATGCGATGGAAAGCTGAAAAAGCTTTTCTCGCTTCATTTATCAAACAATTATCCCAAAAATTATGGCAGATTTTGGATCAAAAAACAAGGTAGATCCTACCTTCAACATGTCTTCTATGACAGACATGATATTCTTGCTTCTTGTCTTTTTTATGCTTACCTCCAACTTTGTGACGCCTTCGGGCTTACCTATAAGTGTGCCTACTAGCAAAGCCTCGTCGAAGGTGATGCCGAAGGTAAATGTTGGTATAACAAAAGACCTGAAGTACTATGTGAACGAAGTAGAGATTCCATTGGATTTGTTGGAAGAAGAATTGAAGTTCCAACTTGCTGGCCAGGAACAAGGTTCTGTAGTTCTTTCAGTAGATAAAGACGTACCTGTGCAGCATTTGGTAACTGTAGCGGGAATATGTACAAAGCTGAAAGCCAAGGTATCTATCTCTACCAAACCAGAGTAAAAAGGAACTCTGGAAATCAATATTTCGTCTTATTAATAAACAGAAGTCACACATTTTCTACTGGTCTTGTACCTAAATTGTGTGACTTGAGAAAAGACAAACCACAAGCTTATGAGTGATCCTAAAAAAGATGAAAAGCGAAATAAAACAATCGCAGTTGTAGCGACAGTGCTTTTCAATGGAATACTGGCAGCTTTATTAATAATGGCAATAGCCTGGAGGCCGCCAGACCCACCCATCCCTCAGTTTGGGATTGAGGTGAACTTCGGAATGGACGATAGTGGCTCGGGAGATATGCAAAGCCGTGCCCCCGCAAACGAGAACAAAAGTTTGGACGAAGCCAGGCAAGAAGAGCCTACGCCAAAACCTGTACAGCCAGTGCAAACCGCTCCACCAGAACAAGCCGAAACGGAAGAAGTAGTAGACCAAGTAGTGGCTGCTGCTGAAGAAAGTGAAGAATCGGTAGAGGCTGTTCCAGAGGAAAAAGTAAAGCCTAAGGTTGAAGAAAAAGTAACGCCAACCCCAAAAGACGATCCTGTAAAGCAGGTTGAACCTGAGGAAAAGAAGAAAGAAGAAAAACCACAGGTAAACAACGATGCTCTCCTTGGAGGCGGAACTAGCGCTGAAAACAAGGGAAACAGCAACGGAAATTCGGAAAGTATAGGTGACATGGGCGACGAACAAGGTAATGTGAATGCAGAAGCACTAATTGGCTCGAACACGGGCAAAGGAGGTTCTTCATTAGACATGCCGGGCTGGAGCTGGGATGAGCCACCATCGGCAGATGACCAATCGAACATAACGGGGAAAATTATCTTTGAAGTGAAGATTGACGATGCAGGTGAGGTTATTTCTGTAGAAAGGAAGTTTTCGACTATAGCCGATAGAACGGTTATTGCATCTTACAAACAAGCAGTTTACGACCTTACGTTTTCTCAAATGAGCGCATCGGCATCTGCCCCAAGGGTAACCACCGGAAGCATTACGTTTATCATCACGTCCAAATAATAGCAGTACTGCATTGACATACCAAGAAACATTAGATTATATGTATAGCCGCCTGCCCATGTACCAACGGGTGGGCGGTGTTGCTTTTAAGAAGAATCTAGATAATATTTTAGCCCTTTGCGAGCACTTGGGCAACCCTCAACATTCCTTCAGGTCCATTCATGTGGCGGGCACTAATGGAAAGGGCAGCTGTACGCATATGCTCAGCGCTATTTTCCAAGCTTCTGGCTACAAAACTGGGCTATATACTTCTCCACATCTCAAAAGCTTTACAGAGCGAGTAAAAGTAGATGGAAAAGAAATTCTTGAAGAGCAAGTGGTTGATTTCATTGAATCTACCCGATCTATTATAGAGGAAATATCTCCCTCCTTTTTCGAGATTACCGTGGCTATGGCTTTCGATCATTTTGCCAAACAAGAAGTTGACATTGCCATAATAGAAGTTGGCTTGGGCGGCAGGCTAGACTCTACAAATATCCTTTCCCCTCTTGCCTGCCTCATTACCAATATCGGGCTTGACCATACCGACATGCTCGGAGAAACGTTACCCGAAATCGCTTTTGAAAAAGCTGGGATAATAAAGGAAAACACTCCAGTGGTGATCGGAGAAAAGCATCTAGAAACCACCCCGGTTTTTACAGAACAAGCAAGGTTGAAAAATGCTCCCATCACTTTTGCCCAAGACAACATCTCTGTTGAAAGAAACATTGCAGGAGAACTAGCTATTCTTGTGGAAGGAAAGTTTTTACTGGAAAACATCACCCTAGACCTATTGGGAGAGCACCAGATTCACAACCTAAAAGGCGTTGTTTCCTTATTACAGCAGCAACCCATCAGACAAGCCTTCAAGTTAGCTCCAAAAAATACAAAAGTCGCACTTGCCCAAGTTTGCAGTCTCACGGGGCTAAAAGGCAGGTGGCAGAAACTTGGGGGAAATCCCCTGACTTATTGCGATACGGGGCACAATGAGGACGGATTAAAAACAATATTCAAGCAATTGCCCAACTACCAGTTTGAGGAATTGCACCTGGTACTGGGGACAGTGAACGATAAAAAACTGGAAAAAATTTTAGGACTTTTCCCCAAAGAGGCTACCTACTATTTTTGCAAGCCCAACGTACCCCGAGGACTCGATGCTGAAATATTTAAAGAAAAAGCTGGTGAGTACGGACTAAAAGGGCAAACCTACCCTTCCGTAATGGAAGCTTTGCAGGCGGCGAAGGCTAAAGCAAGTGTAAAGGATTTTATATTTGTAGGAGGAAGTACCTTCGTGGTAGCCGAAATCGAAAACCTTTAAGGAGCTATTTTTAATTTAAATTTGTCTTTATTGGTTCATGCCTAATGACTTTGAAGGCTGAATATTTAGACAATTACCCAAACAGCAATACCGATGTTTATTCATAAAATGGGCTGGTTTTTTCAAGACGTAATGTACCCCTCCCTCACTTGGAGAAGGGAAACGGAAGAACCTACAATTTTCCTTACTTTTGACGATGGTCCTATTCCCGAACTCACACCTTTCATCTTGAAAACATTGGAAAAATATGATGCTAAAGCAACTTTTTTTTGCGTGGGAGATAATATCCGCAAGCACCCGAGCATCTTAGAGCAAACCTTAAAGGCAGGACATAGCATTGGTAACCACACCTTCAACCACCTTAACGGTTGGAATACAACTACAAATTTGTATGTTGAAAATGTGTTCAAATGCCAAGAATGGATGGAAAAATACATGGGGAACATTTCAGACAAACTCTTCCGTCCACCAAACGGGCGAATAAGCAAGGCACAGATAAAAGCACTTAAAAGCGAGTTTGAAATAATTATGTGGGAAGTGTTATCAGGCGATTATTCGAGTGCCATTAGCAAGGAAGTATGCCTACAAAAATCTATTTCTCATGCAAAAAACGGCTCCATCATCGTATTTCACGACAATACCAAAGCAAAGAACAACCTTTACCACACTCTTCCACTTTTTATGGAGCATTTCCACCAAAAAGGTTTTCAGTTCAAAAGTTTAAACCTAGGAAACTAACCATTTATAAGCTTCTGCTTTATTATCAAAATAGCGGGTGACAAATTGTTGCCCCTTTCTGGTTTCCATTGCCTGTTCTACCGAAAGCTGGGGAATCAGCTCAGGAGCAACCACCATCCCCACCCTCCGGACACCCGACTTCCACCCCACGGGAAAAACAGTCTCATTCGTCCAATCTTGTAACTTAGGGGAAATGGGGAAAGCAAAGTTGGAATTATCTGCCAATAGGCCACTTGGCTTGTGTACCGCCACTAATTTAGCATAGTTCTCCATGCATTCCGTATAATCTTCTTCCTTCATATATACGGAAGTATCTAGCCAAGTGAAAACAAAAATGTCTTCTTCCAAGGCTATTACCTGAAAGTTGTTTTTCAATAGTACCATTGCGTTTGCAGTTGTAAGTTTAAGATATAAAAAAACAGTCGAAAAATACACCTTACAATAAGAGAGTTAGACATCAAGCAAAGGGATAATTCAAAAATCACACTTTTTTCTTGATTAAATTATAATGGCAAAAATCACCTTTTTTATATGATATTATTTAATTGGGAATACAGCCTCTCTATACTATATTCGCATCAAAGAAATACAGCAAATTATTTTTTAAAAATAAACCTAAAAAATACCATGAAAATCACTGTAGTAGGTGCCGGAAATGTTGGTGCCACCTGTGCTGATGTGTTGGCCGCTAGGGAAATTGGCAACAAAGTAATTCTTGTTGACATCAAAGAAGGTCTTGCAGAAGGTAAAGCGCTTGATATCTGGCAAAAAGCTCCAATTAACCTTTACGATACTAAAACTGTTGGTGTAACCAATGACTATTCTAAAACCGCTGGTTCAGATGTAGTTGTTATCACTTCAGGTCTTCCTCGTAAACCAGGCATGAGCCGTGACGACCTTATTAGCACCAACGCTAACATTGTCAACTCTGTTACTGAAAATATTGTTAAGCACTCTCCTGACGCTATCATCATCATCGTGTCTAACCCGCTTGACGTAATGACATATGTTGCGCACATCAAATCTGGTCTTCCTAGAACTAAAGTGATGGGTATGGCTGGTATCCTTGATACTGCTCGTTACCGTGCTTTCTTGGCAGATGCTATTGGTGTATCTCCAAAAGACATCCAAGCTGTATTGATGGGCGGTCATGGTGACACTATGGTGCCACTTCCTCGCTACACTACTGTAGGAGGTATCCCTGTTACTGAACTTATCGATGCTGAAACGCTTGATGCAATTGTTGAAAGAACGAAGAAAGGTGGTGGTGAGTTAGTAAAACTAATGGGTACTTCAGCTTGGTATGCTCCAGGTTCTGCTGCGGCCCAGATGGTTGAAGCTATCGTAAAAGACCAAAAAAGGGTATTCCCAGTTTGCGTTAAGCTTGAAGGTGAGTACGGAATTGACGGTGTGTACTTAGGTGCTCCAGTTATTCTTGGTAAAAACGGTATCGAAAAAGTGATTGAGCTTGATCTTAACGATGATGAAAAAGCGTTGCTTGAAGAATCTAAAGGTCACGTTAAAGCCGTAATGGACGTATTTGACGCTATGTAATTTGTAGCACTTTCAGATATTATTGAACCTCCACTTCGGTGGAGGTTTTTTTTATGGCTTTCCTCTAAGCAATTTACAACCACTCCCCTAGTGTTTTGCACCTCTAATCAAATTATGCAAGCCAATATAAATTCACTTCCTTATTTTAGCTTCGACATTACTAGAAACTCATATCAAAGGAGAACTACTCCTACATACTTATGATAATAACACAGGCTATGATCAGCTTAAAAAAAACATTCTTACTTTTTTCCTTTGCCCTACTTTGCTATGCAAGCCACGCTCAAGAAAAATGGGACTTGCAAAAATGTATTGATTATGCCATTTCCAACAATCTCGATCTTAGGCTAAGCGAGCTTTCAATTGAGCGAAATGAGGCTACCCTGCAGCAATCGAAGCATGCACGCTATCCAGACCTAAACGGATTTGCCAACCAAAACTACAACTGGGGGCGATCTTTTGATGTGTACACCAACGATGCGGTTACCGCACGTGTACGCTCCAACAACTTTGGGCTGAACAGTAGCGTAACTCTTTTCAATGGATTTAGTATTGCCAATACTATTAAGAGAGATGAAATGACCTTGAAGGCTAGCAAAGCCGACCTCAAGGATTCAGAGTATAACCTCATCATGAATATTGCGACCTTTTACTTGCAAATCATCTTCAACCTCGAGAACCTAGACATAGCCCAACGCCAGCTCGAAAACTCCAATGAGCAAATTACCCGTACCGAAAAGCTTGTAAATGCAGGGGTGTTGCCCGAATCAAACTTGCTCGATCTTCTTTCCCAAAGAGCGACGGACGACTTGCAAGTTGTGAATGCAGAAAACACATTAGCACTATCAATATTGAACCTAAAGCAACTCTTGCAGCTTCCGGCAAGCGAAGAGTTCGAAATTGAAATCCCTGAGCTCCCCGATCCTGAAGAAGCACCAATCATCATGGAATCGGAAGATATTTTCAAAATATCTGAAAGCATCCTTCCCGTAGTAGAAAGTGCCGACCTCAACATTGAAGCATCGGAACTCAGTATTGAAATAGCAAAATCGAACTACTACCCTACCCTTACGCTCAGCGGGGGAATTAACACTTTCTACTCTAGTGCCCAACAGTTTAGGCAACAAGTGATCCCCGGTAGCTTTACCGAGAGTTCTCTTGGGTATTTTTATAATGACAATGGAACTACTTCTCCTGTTTACACCGTTCAGCCCCAGTTCGAACGAATCCCTTTTGGGTTTCAAGACCAGCTTTCCGAAAGTTTGAGGCAATCACTCGGTTTCACGTTGAGGATACCTATTTACAACAAAAACCAAATTAAAACAGGTGTGAGCATCGCCCAAATAAACAGAGAGCAAGCAAGGGTAAGTGCCCAGCGAGTTAGAAACCAGCTAAGGCAAGATATTGAAACAGCTCGACAAAATGTATTGGCAGCAAGCAAAACCTATAACTCTAACAGTAAGAGAGTAGAAGCCCTTCGAGAGACTTATAGAGTTACCAACCAACGCTTTTCGGTAGGAGCTGTAAACTCAACCGAGCTTACCATTGCCAGAAACAATTTGGTAAATGCGGAGTCGGACATGCTTCGCTCAAAATATGATTTTATTTTCCGTTCCAAACTATTGGACTTCCTTATGGGAAAGCCAATCACATTTGATGGAAATTAAGAGTTTTTTCTTTTAGAAAAGTGAAAAAGGCCGCAGTTACCTGCGACCTTTTTCACTTTGTTCTGAGTTTCGTTTGTAGCTTATCCCTGAATAGGAAATATAGAGTTTTTTTCAAACATCTATTTTCCCTTTAGATATTGGCTGGTTTTTCCAGGAAGTTCAATCGTATCATAAGCAAAATCAGATGTCCAGTCAACTTCATGAATGGCAAATCCATCAAAGTATTCGGCAGGTCTGATATCAAAAGCTTTTAAGGTGATTAAAAAACGTTCGATGCCCCCAAAAGGAAAGTTCCCTGTGGAAAACTCAATGAGTCCATCATTTTCGTTTTTCCTTTCAAGGTTATCCAATTCGACTTCAAAAGAAAACTCTAAATAGTTGAATATTTCTGAAGTTTCAAACCCAAAATCTCCAGCCCTTTCATTCTCAAAGCCAACATAAGATCCTAAAAACTGATGTGCATAATCAGGTATGAATTCTTTATAGCGGATTACTTCGGGTTCTTCGAATAATTTGTCAATGACTTCAGTCATTTCCTGATCTGTCAAACTATCCCAATCAATTTCGGGACCATCTTCCTCTTTAAATTTGTAACCAGGCTGCCTTACTTCAACCATATGGTTATATAGTTTTTGAAAATCAATATACTTTGATGGATCCTCTATGTTGAATTTAATGTAAAGCATTTAGTTTGCTGAAAGTTTTAAGCCCTAAGAACGGTTACTTTTTATATACAACATTTCCAAGGGTAATATTGCTTATATATTGCCTTTACTCCCAGAAAAGAGGCAAGACGCTGTATACAGCTTATTTTAGGTCCAATCTTTATATGTCCAATCATTTTTGGTTATAAATTGATGCTCGGAACAATCAAAAACTTCCTGTACATTAAATATTGTCTTTTCTCTACATCCTTTTTCCCACAGAATCATTAAATCATCTTTATTACAAATATTATCGGCTTCAAGTCTCAAATTTTTAAAGCAACTCAATCCGCCAAACATTCCACTACCTACAGGGTGGTAACTAGAATATTTACAACTTAAGCAAGTTTTGATTTGAGCTTTTTGGGGAAGCATCTTTTGAATTTCAACAAGAGCATCTTCAAACCAACCGCAGTTCTTTGTGTTTTGGAATTTTCCGAATTTAGTCTTCAATTCCAAAAACACATTACTTTCTTTTCCAGTAACTATAGATGCATTGAGATTTCCTATAACAGGATCATTATTCCAAATAATAATAATTGGAAAGTCTATTTCTAATTCAAAATTAGTTAAGTCACCTAAACAACTCTCTTGATATTTTTCATATTCAAATTTTTTGTCGTCAACTTTACCCTCTAGCATCTCGAAATCGCTCCCCTCAAATTTAATACCTCTCAACACTAAGTGCATAGTTGTCCCGTCTGAATAAACCTTTGTTTTTTCCTCACCAAACTTGTCTTTATATTTTGCAGCGTATTCTATCATTTGGATAATTATACACAATAGTAAGAAGCTATAATAAATTTGAAGTTGTGTTTCAAAACAGCTTCTAAGACACTTACTTATGCGATCCCAGTTATTTTTTCAGTATAGTTTTGTACTTGAAAATATCTACTGATACACGATAGGTCTCTTCTTTTGTAGAATGGGATGACCTAGGTGGTTGTGTACCACAAACTATGAGGTAAAGTCCACCCTCCCCTAATTCAAGGCAAAATCAACACCTTCCAAGTTCTTAATGTCATTCATAAACTTGGTGGTAGGATCTACCTTGTACTTCCTTGAAAAGAGGTTGACTTTGTAGCTTTTTTCTGGGTCGAATACTTCTACATGCATTTCAACTTCTCCTGAGTTTAAGGTAGCCAGTTCGCAAATATCGGTCACTGTTTGCGGTTGTATTTTGCTCATATCGAGGCTTAGCTTCACCTTGTGGCACATTTTCGCCTTCACCTCGCTCAGCAGTTCTATGGACGACGGGCGGTAATCCCACATGCCTGGGTTCTTGTACTTCTCCTGTACTTTGCCTTTTATGTACACATAAGTACCCACTTGGAGCAGGTTGCTATAATCGTAGTACACACTGCCAAACGCAGGAAACCTGAACGAGCCGTCGTAGTCTTCCACGGTAAAAATAGCGAACTTATTCCCGTTCCTTCCCTCACGAATCATCACATCGGTGATTATGCCTCCGAAGGCTAGCTCTTGGTTTTGGAATTTCTCCAAGTCATCGTTCAACACCCTAATGGAGCGGCAGAAGTTCTGCAGTTCCAAAGCATATTGGTCGAGCGGATGACCAGAAATATAAAAACCGACAACATCTTTCTCATGGCGAAGCTTTAGCGTATCGGGCCAAGGATTGCACTCGGGAAGTTTAGGCTTAGGCATTTCCATTCCCCCGCTGCCCCCAAAGAGGGAAATTTGCGAAGAAGTTTTTTCAGCCTGATGACTGTTGCCGTATTTCACCAATTTTTCTATCCCTGAGCTGTGCTCACCATCTTCTATGTGGAAAAACTGCGCTCGATGCAGCTTGTCTAGCTCATCAAAAGCACCTGC
It encodes:
- a CDS encoding MotA/TolQ/ExbB proton channel family protein, whose amino-acid sequence is MALLEIQQVIDTVSVAQEGLVSPEVPDSISVMDLVMKGGWTMAILGALLAVAVYALVERILTLKKAKADPEELLNKVSASVIKGDIEQAKKHCDTQNTPMARMLYTGLIHIGSSLKNIEASIENVGKLEIYRLEKNISVLGTISGAAPMIGFFGTVIGMIKAFISISQEEGSVSPKLLSAGIYEAMITTAGGLFVGILAYIAYNYLVRQVSDVIHRMEITSIEFIDLLQKPN
- a CDS encoding biopolymer transporter ExbD, whose protein sequence is MADFGSKNKVDPTFNMSSMTDMIFLLLVFFMLTSNFVTPSGLPISVPTSKASSKVMPKVNVGITKDLKYYVNEVEIPLDLLEEELKFQLAGQEQGSVVLSVDKDVPVQHLVTVAGICTKLKAKVSISTKPE
- a CDS encoding folylpolyglutamate synthase/dihydrofolate synthase family protein; this encodes MTYQETLDYMYSRLPMYQRVGGVAFKKNLDNILALCEHLGNPQHSFRSIHVAGTNGKGSCTHMLSAIFQASGYKTGLYTSPHLKSFTERVKVDGKEILEEQVVDFIESTRSIIEEISPSFFEITVAMAFDHFAKQEVDIAIIEVGLGGRLDSTNILSPLACLITNIGLDHTDMLGETLPEIAFEKAGIIKENTPVVIGEKHLETTPVFTEQARLKNAPITFAQDNISVERNIAGELAILVEGKFLLENITLDLLGEHQIHNLKGVVSLLQQQPIRQAFKLAPKNTKVALAQVCSLTGLKGRWQKLGGNPLTYCDTGHNEDGLKTIFKQLPNYQFEELHLVLGTVNDKKLEKILGLFPKEATYYFCKPNVPRGLDAEIFKEKAGEYGLKGQTYPSVMEALQAAKAKASVKDFIFVGGSTFVVAEIENL
- a CDS encoding polysaccharide deacetylase family protein, which translates into the protein MFIHKMGWFFQDVMYPSLTWRRETEEPTIFLTFDDGPIPELTPFILKTLEKYDAKATFFCVGDNIRKHPSILEQTLKAGHSIGNHTFNHLNGWNTTTNLYVENVFKCQEWMEKYMGNISDKLFRPPNGRISKAQIKALKSEFEIIMWEVLSGDYSSAISKEVCLQKSISHAKNGSIIVFHDNTKAKNNLYHTLPLFMEHFHQKGFQFKSLNLGN
- the mdh gene encoding malate dehydrogenase, with the protein product MKITVVGAGNVGATCADVLAAREIGNKVILVDIKEGLAEGKALDIWQKAPINLYDTKTVGVTNDYSKTAGSDVVVITSGLPRKPGMSRDDLISTNANIVNSVTENIVKHSPDAIIIIVSNPLDVMTYVAHIKSGLPRTKVMGMAGILDTARYRAFLADAIGVSPKDIQAVLMGGHGDTMVPLPRYTTVGGIPVTELIDAETLDAIVERTKKGGGELVKLMGTSAWYAPGSAAAQMVEAIVKDQKRVFPVCVKLEGEYGIDGVYLGAPVILGKNGIEKVIELDLNDDEKALLEESKGHVKAVMDVFDAM
- a CDS encoding TolC family protein produces the protein MISLKKTFLLFSFALLCYASHAQEKWDLQKCIDYAISNNLDLRLSELSIERNEATLQQSKHARYPDLNGFANQNYNWGRSFDVYTNDAVTARVRSNNFGLNSSVTLFNGFSIANTIKRDEMTLKASKADLKDSEYNLIMNIATFYLQIIFNLENLDIAQRQLENSNEQITRTEKLVNAGVLPESNLLDLLSQRATDDLQVVNAENTLALSILNLKQLLQLPASEEFEIEIPELPDPEEAPIIMESEDIFKISESILPVVESADLNIEASELSIEIAKSNYYPTLTLSGGINTFYSSAQQFRQQVIPGSFTESSLGYFYNDNGTTSPVYTVQPQFERIPFGFQDQLSESLRQSLGFTLRIPIYNKNQIKTGVSIAQINREQARVSAQRVRNQLRQDIETARQNVLAASKTYNSNSKRVEALRETYRVTNQRFSVGAVNSTELTIARNNLVNAESDMLRSKYDFIFRSKLLDFLMGKPITFDGN
- a CDS encoding DUF6304 family protein → MIEYAAKYKDKFGEEKTKVYSDGTTMHLVLRGIKFEGSDFEMLEGKVDDKKFEYEKYQESCLGDLTNFELEIDFPIIIIWNNDPVIGNLNASIVTGKESNVFLELKTKFGKFQNTKNCGWFEDALVEIQKMLPQKAQIKTCLSCKYSSYHPVGSGMFGGLSCFKNLRLEADNICNKDDLMILWEKGCREKTIFNVQEVFDCSEHQFITKNDWTYKDWT